In a genomic window of Oreochromis aureus strain Israel breed Guangdong linkage group 13, ZZ_aureus, whole genome shotgun sequence:
- the tex36 gene encoding testis-expressed protein 36 has translation MVKGGKRHFSVSTDCKWFAHSGLSENETKTQENCTSTGIMLTQVKSSLPQALNFQRYPKWKSQQKSREYPFSNHDNKHALKDDVIVFSHSVGRRRCLDDRRQHISRFCLCHGGTDSGTKETRGNVTAYQSDFIVKEVVDSASRNRRFPHNHRQKSAEAALAQAGEPFMWFGRDDSDQSDTLQVLAATNCSTPSKP, from the exons ATGGTAAAAGGCGGAAAGCGGCATTTTTCAGTGAGCACTGATTGCAAATGG TTTGCTCATTCAGGTTTATCAGAAAATGAGACAAAGACTCAAGAGAACTGTACAAGCACTGGGATCATGCTGACTCAAGTGAAGTCATCATTGCCTCAGGCTTTAAACTTTCAACGCTATCCTAAATGGAAAAGTCAGCAG AAATCCAGAGAGTATCCCTTCTCAAACCATGACAACAAGCATGCCTTGAAAGACGACGTCATTGTATTCTCTCAT AGTGTGGGAAGGAGAAGGTGTCTTGATGATCGCAGACAGCACATCTCCCGTTTCTGCCTGTGCCATGGTGGAACTGACAGTGGCACCAAAGAGACTCGAGGGAACGTCACAGCCTACCAGAGTGACTTCATAGTGAAAGAGGTTGTTGACTCTGCATCCAGAAACCGGCGCTTCCCTCACAACCACAGGCAGAAGTCTGCAGAGGCAGCTTTGGCACAGGCGGGGGAGCCGTTTATGTGGTTCGGACGAGACGATTCTGACCAGTCTGACACCCTGCAAGTGCTGGCAGCTACCAACTGCTCAACACCATCCAAGCCTTAA
- the si:ch1073-143l10.2 gene encoding autophagy-related protein 16-1 produces the protein MRKRDRFFLKVSIIMESWKNHVRQGLQHRDHREKLPFVGVFTSLSQLEERFELREEILADVQSQSLERHGVEVGGNATLLRLQLRESEHLVDKLSQTVSDLTTVLHLKEAELQYWQSRVSQFHQEALTLAKGSNTLKEALSEYEFTIECQSKELAALRVDRQCLKEALADALGEKERLLQRWMEEKKEEADRLNNYNVTQARWQHLTKHLKKHLQKGVGKEREPTLTNPSSDAAQSTSAIQRINIPTDMHSGLPDQCHVSGPPQA, from the exons ATGCGCAAACGTGACAGGTTTTTCCTTAAAGTGTCCATTATAATGGAAAGTTGGAAGAATCACGTGCGCCAAGGGCTGCAGCATAGGGACCACAGAGAAAAGCTCCCGTTTGTTGGCGTTTTCACAAGCT tGTCTCAGCTGGAGGAACGCTTTGAACTTCGCGAAGAGATTTTGGCTGATGTTCAGTCTCAGAG tttagaaAGACATGGAGTTGAGGTTGGGGGAAACGCCACACTGCTTCGACTCCAGCTGAGAGAGAGTGAGCACCTGGTAGATAAG TTATCTCAAACTGTCTCCGACCTAACCACCGTCCTCCATCTCAAAGAAGCTGAACTACAGTACTGGCAATCACG TGTGTCTCAGTTCCATCAAGAGGCACTTACTCTGGCTAAAGGGAGTAACACCCTGAAGGAAGCCCTTTCAGAATATGAGTTCACCATAGAGTGTCAATCCAAAGAGTTAGCAGCCCTGCGTGTGGATCGGCAATGCCTAAAGGAAGCTCTTGCAGATGCACTGGGAGAGAAAGAACGGCTATTGCAGCGAtggatggaggaaaaaaaagaggaagcgGACAGGCTGAATAATTACAATGTCACTCAGGCAAG GTGGCAACATTTGACCAAACATCTGAAGAAGCACCTCCAGAAAGGTGTGGGGAAAGAGCGTGAGCCCACACTGACCAACCCTTCCAGTGATGCAGCACAGTCTACATCAGCCAttcaga GGATCAATATTCCAACAGATATGCACAGTGGACTCCCAGACCAGTGTCATGTCTCGGGTCCACCACAGGCCTAA